One region of Miscanthus floridulus cultivar M001 chromosome 19, ASM1932011v1, whole genome shotgun sequence genomic DNA includes:
- the LOC136525776 gene encoding uncharacterized protein: MAGLLRSVPSELWSTLAIKRTVKEAWDVVKNLRIGDEHARDASAQQLRREFGNLSFKEGDSVNEFSIRITALATNLRSLGDNITDAEVVKKLLQVVPERLNQAAVSLEMFLDLNKVTIEEVVGWLRVFEERAKPKEVTDAMGRLMLCEEDWEACRKARHEQENSGGSGGLSSHGKCRPQGRGRGGAGSSTRDSHDGQIAGAGNTGGGRPPPGTLCNNCGKSGHWAKDCRGKKKGAAHVAQAEEDEHALMYIAVNAEVIVPSVSCCHPRSPPPVVEPQAHVHLIEPKVLLHLNEEEKEAVASRR; this comes from the coding sequence ATGGCCGGGCTTCTACGCTCGGTGCCCTCTGAGCTCTGGAGCACCCTCGCCATCAAGCGCACGGTGAAAGAGGCGTGGGACGTGGTCAAGAACTTGCGGATCGGCGACGAACACGCGCGCGACGCCAGCGCACAGCAGCTCCGCCGGGAATTCGGCAATCTCTCCTTCAAGGAAGGGGATAGTGTCAACGAGTTCAGCATCCGCATCACCGCGCTCGCCACCAACCTCCGCTCCCTTGGCGACAACATCACCGATGCTGAGGTAGTGAAGAAGCTACTGCAGGTGGTCCCTGAAAGGCTGAACCAAGCCGCTGTCTCCCTCGAGATGTTCCTTGATCTGAACAAGGTCACCATCGAGGAGGTGGTTGGATGGCTGCGCGTGTTCGAGGAGCGCGCCAAGCCCAAGGAGGTCACGGACGCCATGGGGCGCCTGATGCTATGCGAGGAGGACTGGGAGGCCTGTCGTAAAGCGCGCCATGAGCAGGAGAACTCCGGTGGCAGCGGTGGCCTCAGCAGCCACGGGAAATGCCGACCGCAAGGACGTGGCCGCGGCGGTGCGGGATCCTCGACGCGTGACAGCCATGATGGCCAGATTGCAGGCGCCGGGAACACCGGTGGTGGGAGGCCACCACCCGGTACCCTCTGCAACAACTGTGGCAAGtccggccattgggccaaggattgccgcgggaagaagaagggcgcggcaCATGTCGCGCAGGCTGAGGAGGATGAGCACGCGCTGATGTACATCGCCGTGAACGCCGAGGTAATCGTGCCATCCGTGTCATGCTGCCACCCTAGGTCACCACCACCCGTCGTTGAGCCACAGGCGCATGTCCACCTCATCGAACCGAAGGTGCTCCTCCACCTCAAtgaagaagagaaggaggccGTGGCGTCTCGCCGCTAG
- the LOC136525777 gene encoding uncharacterized mitochondrial protein AtMg00810-like → MYIRGKGEGRLIMGVYIDDLIITGGDADVVGKFKKQMLSTFRMSDLGLLSYYLGLEVTQGAHGITLRQSAYATKILEKAGLADCNASAMPMEMGLKLLKEGSTPSVDATEYRSLIGSLRYLCNSRPDLAYAVGYLSRFMEAPRQEHLTAVRRVLRYVAGTMHWGLHYHPGRKNEGTPKLPGYCDSDLAGDVNDRKSTSSLIFFLVGGPIAWQSAKQKVVALSSCEAEYIAAAGAACEAVWLARLLAELVGGAVLAPKLKVDNKSAITLMKNPVHHDRNKHIDVKFHFIRECCDRKLIDVEFVGTELQLGDILTKALGRVRFQELRGKIGMFDVNSKHSKT, encoded by the coding sequence ATGTATATCCGTGGCAAAGGAGAAGGGCGCCTGATCATGGGTGTGTACATCGATGATCTTATCATCACTGGAGGTGATGCAGATGTCGTGGGGAAGTTCAAGAAGCAGATGCTGAGCACTTTCCGCATGAGCGATCTTGGGCTcctctcctactaccttggccTCGAGGTCACCCAAGGAGCTCATGGGATCACGCTGCGCCAAAGTGCCTACGCCACCAAGATCCTCGAGAAGGCTGGGCTGGCAGATTGCAATGCGAGCGCCATGCCCATGGAGATGGGGTTGAAGCTGCTGAAGGAAGGCTCGACGCCAAGTGTGGACGCCACCGAGTACCGCAGCCTCATTGGCAGCTTGAGGTACTTGTGCAATTCCAGGCCGGATCTGGCATACGCGGTGGGCTACCTCAGCCGTTTCATGGAGGCACCACGGCAAGAGCACCTCACCGCCGTGAGGCGTGTTCTCCGCTACGTGGCAGGCACGATGCATTGGGGCttgcactatcatccaggaaggAAGAATGAAGGCACTCCCAAGCTGCCGGGCTACTGTGATAGTGACCTGGCCGGAGACGTCAACGACCGGAAGAGCACCAGCAGCCTCATCTTCTTCCTTGTCGGTGGACCGATTGCATGGCAGTCGGCGAAACAAAAGGTGGTTGCGCTGTCGTCCTGCGAGGCGGAATACATCGCGGCTGCTGGAGCTGCGTGCGAGGCAGTTTGGCTAGCACGGTTGCTGGCTGAGCTCGTCGGAGGAGCCGTCCTCGCACCCAAGCTTAAGGTGGACAACAAGTCCGCTATCACGTTGATGAAGAATCCTGTGCACCATGACCGGAATAAGCATATTGATGTAAAGTTCCACTTCATCCGGGAGTGCTGCGACAGAAAGCTGATCGACGTCGAGTTCGTTGGTACTGAACTACAACTGGGCGACATTCTCACTAAAGCGCTCGGGCGCGTTCGGTTTCAGGAGCTTCGCGGAAAGATCGGCATGTTTGATGTAAATAGTAAGCACAGCAAGACTTAG